From the Salinimicrobium tongyeongense genome, one window contains:
- a CDS encoding S41 family peptidase: MKKTLSKIAFFAALPVLLFTTVSYKSDFFEIAKQLEIFTTLFKELNMNYVDETNPAALMDTAINAMLEDLDPYTHYWNEQEVQAARIDNAGEYTGIGATVGIKADKIVILEPYKNYPADKAGLKAGDEIIKIGNIAVENFSEDAGELLKGAPNSKVALTFKRRGEIKTTSLTRGAVEIKAVPFYKLLEGNTGYIVLSQFNRNASAETAEALRELKEQGAEKIILDLRGNPGGLLSEAINVTNIFVPQGELITSTKSAVEKYNQTFSTTRKAIDTRIPLAVLINGRSASASEIVAGSLQDLDRAVILGARSFGKGLVQRPKDLTYGTQLKVTISRYYTPSGRCIQALDYRHRDEEGNALRYSAKDYNEFKTRNGRKVYDGGGILPDIKLETSEFSDITNALLLKNAIFDYATNYYYTHKLDTPEEFSFTEKDYSDFKDYLKSTGFEYQTATEKELEDVVAAAEKEGYQQNLSGELKSIKEAISNSKEQALNLKKAEIMSLLSEEIIKRYFYKEGLYEYYVKKNPEILKAKEILQDKAQYQNILKG; this comes from the coding sequence ATGAAAAAGACCCTCTCTAAAATTGCATTTTTTGCAGCCCTTCCGGTGCTGTTATTTACTACTGTAAGTTATAAATCAGATTTCTTTGAGATCGCCAAACAGCTCGAGATCTTTACCACGCTGTTCAAAGAACTCAACATGAACTATGTTGATGAGACCAATCCTGCAGCCCTCATGGATACCGCCATTAACGCGATGCTCGAAGACCTTGACCCCTACACCCATTACTGGAATGAACAGGAAGTACAGGCGGCAAGGATAGACAATGCGGGAGAATACACCGGCATTGGTGCCACGGTGGGTATAAAAGCCGATAAAATTGTCATTTTAGAGCCCTATAAAAATTATCCTGCCGATAAAGCCGGTTTAAAAGCCGGAGATGAGATTATTAAGATTGGTAATATCGCTGTTGAAAATTTTAGCGAAGATGCGGGAGAACTGCTTAAAGGCGCTCCAAATTCTAAAGTTGCACTCACTTTTAAACGCCGAGGAGAAATAAAGACCACCAGCCTTACCCGTGGTGCCGTTGAGATCAAAGCTGTACCCTTTTACAAACTGCTGGAAGGTAATACCGGCTATATCGTGCTTTCCCAATTTAACCGGAATGCTTCGGCCGAAACTGCCGAGGCTTTGCGGGAGCTTAAAGAGCAGGGGGCAGAAAAGATCATTCTTGACCTGCGGGGCAATCCCGGCGGATTGCTTTCTGAAGCTATCAACGTAACCAATATTTTTGTGCCACAGGGCGAGTTGATCACCAGTACAAAATCGGCAGTTGAAAAGTATAACCAAACCTTTTCAACAACCCGGAAAGCTATAGATACCAGAATTCCGCTGGCCGTGTTGATAAACGGCCGAAGTGCCTCTGCCAGCGAGATCGTGGCAGGTTCTCTTCAGGATTTAGACCGCGCGGTGATCCTGGGGGCCAGGAGCTTTGGGAAAGGCCTGGTACAGCGCCCAAAAGACCTCACTTATGGCACCCAGTTAAAAGTAACTATCTCGAGGTATTACACGCCAAGCGGCCGCTGTATTCAGGCACTCGATTACCGTCACCGAGACGAAGAGGGAAATGCCTTGCGCTATTCGGCTAAAGATTATAACGAATTTAAAACCCGAAATGGCAGAAAGGTCTATGACGGCGGCGGTATTTTACCCGATATAAAACTGGAAACTTCGGAATTTAGTGATATCACCAACGCACTCCTGCTCAAAAATGCCATTTTTGACTACGCTACAAATTATTACTATACCCATAAGCTGGACACGCCTGAAGAATTCAGCTTTACAGAAAAAGACTATTCCGATTTCAAGGATTATTTAAAATCCACCGGATTTGAGTACCAGACAGCCACAGAAAAAGAACTGGAAGACGTAGTGGCCGCGGCAGAAAAAGAAGGTTATCAACAAAATCTTTCGGGAGAGTTGAAAAGTATAAAAGAGGCAATTTCAAATTCCAAAGAACAGGCTTTAAACCTCAAAAAAGCCGAAATTATGAGCCTGCTTTCCGAAGAGATCATAAAAAGGTATTTCTACAAGGAAGGTCTTTACGAATATTACGTGAAGAAAAACCCCGAGATCTTAAAAGCGAAGGAAATTCTTCAGGATAAGGCTCAATATCAAAACATTCTGAAAGGTTAA
- a CDS encoding S8 family serine peptidase — translation MKIPIYRPLMAAGMAAVLASCGSSAPTIVSTPIENIDENPLKVSELTDVELKGWGGADLVSDTIPGMSVQRAYNEIIKNNKGKKVIVAVIDSGVDIEHEDLDGVIWTNEDEKPNNNRDDDNNGYVDDMHGWNFLGDAVEENLEYTRIYKKLKPKYSSIPAGAVKPENQEEFELYQRAKAEYDKEYNETLGMKNQYEGIVQQLQVSHEAVSAKIGKEDYTLEELRNMEATSEEMQQYKGFLSQVMSNVEGSIPDAISQLKEAIDYFDGRLSSHFNLDLNARAIVGDDVDDITDTNYGNANVMGPTPDKEDLKHGTHVAGIIAAERDNNLGLNGVANNVEIMVLRAVPDGDEYDKDIALAIRYAVDNGASIINTSFGKYFSTHPQWVRDAIKYADDNDVLIVNAAGNEGINLDENAVYPNDQDPENPSEIADNFLTVGALNYEYGSGLIAGFSNYGKTNVDVFAPGTKIWSTTPNNEYEYLQGTSMAAPAVAGVAAVIRSFYPKLTDDQVKKVIMDSGLTSNATVIIGGDPSNTMKFNQLSTSGKMANLYNALILADKMSK, via the coding sequence ATGAAGATCCCTATTTACAGGCCTTTGATGGCAGCCGGAATGGCCGCTGTACTGGCATCATGTGGCAGCTCGGCTCCCACAATTGTCTCTACCCCCATTGAGAATATTGATGAAAACCCTCTCAAAGTTTCTGAACTTACCGATGTGGAGCTAAAAGGTTGGGGTGGTGCCGATCTTGTTTCAGATACCATTCCCGGGATGAGCGTGCAAAGAGCGTATAACGAGATCATCAAGAACAACAAAGGAAAAAAAGTCATTGTAGCTGTTATTGACAGTGGTGTTGATATTGAACACGAAGATCTTGACGGCGTAATTTGGACCAATGAAGATGAAAAGCCCAACAACAATCGCGATGACGATAACAACGGGTATGTTGATGACATGCACGGCTGGAATTTTCTTGGAGATGCAGTAGAAGAGAACCTTGAATACACCCGCATCTACAAAAAACTGAAACCCAAGTACAGCAGTATACCTGCAGGTGCTGTAAAACCCGAAAATCAGGAAGAATTTGAGCTTTATCAGCGTGCAAAAGCCGAATATGATAAAGAGTACAACGAAACCCTTGGCATGAAGAACCAGTACGAAGGTATTGTGCAACAGCTACAGGTTTCTCATGAGGCGGTTTCTGCCAAAATAGGCAAAGAAGATTATACTTTGGAAGAGTTGAGAAATATGGAAGCAACTTCCGAAGAAATGCAGCAGTACAAAGGTTTTTTAAGTCAGGTAATGAGCAATGTTGAAGGTTCTATCCCCGATGCAATTTCACAGCTTAAGGAGGCTATAGATTACTTTGACGGCAGGCTTTCTTCCCACTTCAACCTTGACCTTAACGCCCGCGCCATAGTAGGCGATGATGTTGATGATATCACCGATACCAACTACGGAAATGCTAACGTGATGGGACCAACTCCCGATAAAGAAGACCTTAAACACGGTACTCACGTGGCAGGTATTATTGCTGCCGAAAGAGATAACAACCTTGGTCTTAACGGGGTGGCCAATAACGTGGAGATCATGGTGCTTAGAGCAGTGCCCGATGGAGATGAGTACGATAAAGATATTGCCCTTGCCATTCGCTATGCTGTAGATAACGGTGCCAGTATTATTAACACCAGCTTCGGAAAATATTTCTCTACCCACCCGCAGTGGGTAAGAGATGCTATAAAGTACGCCGATGATAATGATGTGCTTATTGTGAACGCCGCCGGAAATGAAGGAATAAACCTTGACGAAAATGCGGTATATCCAAACGATCAGGATCCTGAGAATCCTAGTGAGATTGCAGATAACTTCCTTACTGTAGGAGCTCTCAATTATGAATATGGATCTGGCCTTATTGCAGGGTTCTCTAACTATGGTAAGACCAATGTTGATGTATTTGCACCAGGAACAAAGATCTGGTCTACCACGCCAAATAACGAGTATGAGTACCTGCAGGGAACTTCTATGGCAGCACCTGCAGTAGCCGGTGTTGCAGCCGTGATACGTTCTTTCTATCCAAAATTGACCGATGATCAGGTTAAAAAAGTGATCATGGACAGCGGCCTAACCAGTAATGCTACTGTAATTATTGGGGGAGACCCGTCAAATACCATGAAATTCAATCAATTATCAACTTCAGGAAAAATGGCGAACCTTTATAACGCGCTTATCCTGGCCGATAAAATGTCTAAATAA
- a CDS encoding cation:proton antiporter: MEEFNILNLLIILAGAWVGGAAAKRLGYPAILGELVIGIILGPAVLGMLETSEMISILAEVGIILLMVYIGMEINFRDLGKASWPGLLAAIGGFVVPFGLGYYTIILFDGTQMAALFVAIAVGVTSLATKSRILVDLKLLNTRIAYVLMAGALISDTLALIIFAGLMSFVDVGNVDALGLTWVAGKAILFFILTAVGGIYLLPLLGKTLSRAKIKDRTLHFTLILIIVFGFAELAELAGLHSILGAFMAGLFIRDGVFNRQISKEINDIFHDVSIGFLAPIFFVSAGFNVTLDIFQTDLWMLIAVTLVAMIGKIGGTALFYLPSGYGWREGLAVGTGMNGRGAVEIIIAGIGLEMGIISAEIFSILVFMAIFTTLTVPVFLTWTTKWLKNRGELIHQESRKGFLILGANPLGIHLAKHLAEDNDVTLVDSNRDMVELAKKEGLNAIFGNILKEETMEQAHAIDKGTFIALTANSEINLLAAQLANDSFYIPKKIVLMDPKESGAGVDLLDRIDASSMFAAKTKLDPWTYKLSSNNASEQEILVEEEMSTRQWIKEQKKQQKDFLPILIVNAEGHKRPFHFHDTISPGEKIIYLR, from the coding sequence ATGGAAGAATTCAACATTTTAAATCTCCTAATTATCCTCGCCGGAGCATGGGTGGGTGGCGCCGCTGCAAAAAGACTGGGTTATCCCGCCATTTTAGGAGAACTGGTGATAGGGATTATTTTAGGGCCGGCGGTTCTAGGAATGCTTGAAACTTCTGAAATGATAAGCATCCTGGCCGAAGTAGGTATCATCCTGCTCATGGTGTACATAGGCATGGAAATTAATTTCAGGGACCTCGGAAAAGCTTCATGGCCGGGGCTTTTGGCCGCTATTGGCGGCTTTGTTGTTCCGTTTGGGCTGGGTTACTACACCATTATCCTCTTTGACGGAACTCAAATGGCCGCCCTCTTTGTGGCTATTGCAGTAGGGGTGACCTCTCTGGCCACAAAAAGCCGGATCCTGGTAGACCTGAAGCTGCTCAACACCCGAATAGCCTATGTGCTCATGGCCGGTGCGCTTATTTCAGACACCCTCGCCCTTATCATTTTTGCCGGGTTGATGAGTTTTGTAGATGTGGGGAATGTTGATGCCCTTGGCCTTACCTGGGTGGCAGGAAAAGCCATCTTATTCTTTATTCTTACTGCTGTGGGGGGTATTTATCTCCTGCCACTGCTGGGAAAAACCCTTAGCCGTGCAAAGATCAAAGACCGAACCCTGCATTTTACCCTAATCTTGATTATCGTTTTCGGATTTGCCGAACTTGCAGAGCTGGCCGGCTTACACAGCATTTTAGGGGCTTTTATGGCCGGACTTTTCATACGCGACGGTGTTTTTAACAGGCAGATTTCAAAAGAGATCAACGATATTTTTCACGATGTTTCAATCGGATTTTTAGCACCCATTTTCTTTGTTTCCGCAGGATTTAACGTGACGCTCGACATTTTTCAAACCGACCTCTGGATGCTCATAGCGGTAACCCTGGTCGCCATGATTGGAAAAATTGGAGGAACTGCTTTGTTCTACCTGCCCAGTGGCTACGGCTGGCGTGAAGGCCTGGCTGTGGGAACCGGGATGAACGGCAGGGGCGCGGTAGAAATCATCATTGCCGGAATTGGCCTCGAGATGGGGATTATTTCTGCTGAAATCTTCTCTATCCTCGTCTTTATGGCCATTTTCACCACCCTCACGGTTCCGGTTTTCCTTACATGGACCACAAAGTGGCTCAAGAACCGCGGCGAACTCATTCACCAGGAATCCCGGAAAGGCTTTCTCATCCTTGGGGCAAATCCGCTGGGAATACATCTGGCCAAACACCTGGCTGAAGATAATGACGTGACCCTTGTAGACTCCAACCGCGATATGGTAGAGCTCGCAAAAAAAGAAGGCCTAAATGCCATTTTTGGGAATATACTGAAAGAAGAGACCATGGAACAGGCACATGCCATTGACAAGGGCACTTTTATTGCCCTCACTGCCAACAGCGAGATCAACCTGCTGGCAGCACAACTGGCCAACGATTCCTTCTATATTCCGAAGAAGATCGTGCTCATGGATCCAAAAGAATCTGGTGCGGGCGTTGACCTGCTGGACAGGATAGATGCTTCCTCCATGTTTGCTGCAAAGACAAAACTAGATCCGTGGACCTATAAGTTAAGTTCCAACAATGCCAGCGAGCAGGAAATTCTGGTGGAAGAAGAAATGTCTACCCGGCAATGGATAAAGGAACAAAAGAAGCAACAAAAGGATTTTCTGCCTATACTTATCGTAAATGCTGAAGGGCACAAAAGACCTTTCCACTTCCACGACACCATAAGTCCCGGTGAAAAAATAATATATTTACGGTGA
- a CDS encoding M1 family metallopeptidase gives MKKGILTLAFLSCLAVTAQNNTSYWQQEANYKMNVDMNVDNFQYTGEQELEYTNNSPDTLKRVFYHLFYNAFQPGSEMDIRSRTIADPDPRVGSRIASLTPQQQGYLRVNTLSMNGKSLQFEEVGTVLEVELAEPILPGESVNFSLKFAGQVPEQIRRAGRNSSEGVALSMVQWFPKMAEYDFEGWHADPYIGREWHGVWGDYDVKINIDKDYILGASGILQNANEIGYGYEDEGVKVKRKRGDKLTWHFIAEDVLDFAWAADPEYIHDKRTAADGTVLHFLYKNKPEIKENWKNLQPKTEELLLYFNEHIGPYPWPQYSVIQGGDGGMEYAMLTLITGERNFGSLVGVTAHELAHAWFQHLLATNESKHEWMDEGFTSYISDLAMNEVMDQNQENPFTGSYRSYTRLATSGAEQPQTTHADRYTYNAAYGATAYSKGSVFLSQLGYVIGEENLQKTLKRYYDEWKFKHPTPNDFIRVAEKVSGAELDWYLTDWTRTTNVIDYAIQAVEEEGDQTRVVLIRNGEMPMPVELQVTYNDGTSEEIYIPLQMMRWEKPGFDENQTKKDWAWAYPTYSFTLNKPKSEVSSIEIDSSQMMADVNRNNNLYPKPQQ, from the coding sequence ATGAAGAAAGGAATATTAACACTGGCATTTTTATCATGCCTGGCAGTAACTGCCCAGAACAACACCTCTTACTGGCAACAGGAAGCCAACTATAAAATGAATGTCGACATGAATGTTGACAACTTCCAGTACACCGGGGAGCAGGAACTCGAATATACCAACAACTCTCCCGATACGCTAAAAAGGGTTTTTTACCACCTTTTTTACAACGCATTTCAGCCGGGCAGTGAAATGGATATACGTTCGCGAACCATAGCAGATCCAGATCCGCGTGTGGGAAGCAGGATTGCCAGTCTCACCCCCCAACAACAGGGTTACCTGCGGGTCAACACCCTTAGCATGAACGGGAAGTCTCTTCAGTTTGAAGAGGTGGGAACGGTTTTAGAAGTAGAACTTGCCGAGCCTATTTTGCCGGGAGAAAGCGTGAATTTCTCGCTGAAGTTTGCGGGCCAGGTTCCCGAACAAATCCGTAGGGCCGGTAGGAACAGCAGTGAAGGTGTGGCTCTTTCTATGGTGCAATGGTTCCCTAAAATGGCCGAATACGACTTTGAAGGCTGGCATGCCGATCCTTACATTGGTCGTGAATGGCACGGTGTATGGGGAGATTACGATGTAAAGATCAATATTGATAAAGATTACATTCTTGGTGCTTCGGGAATCCTTCAAAATGCCAATGAAATTGGCTATGGCTACGAAGATGAGGGTGTAAAAGTGAAAAGGAAAAGGGGCGATAAGCTCACCTGGCACTTTATTGCAGAAGATGTGCTCGATTTCGCCTGGGCTGCCGATCCTGAATACATTCACGATAAAAGAACCGCCGCCGATGGTACCGTGCTGCACTTTCTCTACAAGAACAAGCCTGAAATAAAGGAAAACTGGAAGAACCTGCAGCCAAAGACCGAAGAACTCCTTTTGTACTTTAACGAGCACATAGGGCCTTACCCCTGGCCACAGTACTCTGTGATCCAGGGAGGAGATGGCGGAATGGAATATGCCATGCTTACCCTTATCACCGGGGAAAGGAATTTTGGAAGCCTCGTGGGCGTGACCGCTCACGAACTTGCCCACGCCTGGTTCCAGCACCTGCTGGCCACCAACGAGAGCAAGCACGAGTGGATGGATGAAGGTTTTACCAGCTACATTTCAGACCTTGCCATGAACGAAGTAATGGACCAGAACCAGGAAAACCCTTTTACAGGCTCTTACAGAAGCTATACCCGCCTTGCAACTTCGGGTGCAGAACAGCCGCAAACCACCCATGCCGACCGTTATACCTATAACGCGGCTTACGGTGCCACAGCCTATTCAAAAGGCTCTGTATTCCTCTCGCAGCTGGGTTATGTAATTGGTGAAGAAAACCTTCAAAAGACCTTAAAAAGGTACTACGATGAGTGGAAATTTAAGCATCCAACGCCCAATGACTTTATTAGGGTAGCCGAAAAAGTTTCGGGTGCAGAGCTCGACTGGTATTTAACCGACTGGACGCGCACTACAAACGTTATTGACTACGCCATTCAGGCGGTAGAAGAAGAGGGCGATCAAACCAGGGTTGTGCTCATTAGAAATGGTGAAATGCCCATGCCTGTTGAGCTGCAAGTGACCTATAACGACGGTACTTCCGAAGAAATTTATATTCCGTTGCAAATGATGCGCTGGGAAAAACCGGGTTTTGATGAAAACCAGACCAAAAAAGACTGGGCGTGGGCTTATCCTACCTATTCTTTTACGCTGAACAAGCCAAAATCTGAAGTTTCTTCTATCGAGATCGACAGCAGCCAGATGATGGCCGATGTGAACAGGAATAACAACCTTTACCCCAAACCTCAGCAGTAA
- the rnpA gene encoding ribonuclease P protein component produces the protein MDESFGKKEKLKSKVIIDKLFAEGRSVKKYPLLLIYTPLENPSEKVNKVGVSVSKRNFKRAVDRVKIKRLMREVFRKNKYLVSSNLAENYAIMLIYTGREIWSYKDLLRNGEEVLKRFVAQEKAKEHEKDPL, from the coding sequence ATGGATGAAAGCTTCGGAAAGAAGGAGAAATTAAAGAGCAAAGTTATTATTGATAAACTTTTTGCTGAAGGCCGGTCGGTCAAAAAATATCCCCTGCTATTAATTTACACTCCGCTTGAAAACCCTTCAGAAAAAGTGAATAAAGTGGGGGTTTCGGTTTCAAAGAGGAACTTTAAGCGGGCGGTAGACAGGGTTAAAATAAAACGGCTGATGCGGGAGGTTTTTAGAAAAAATAAGTATCTTGTTTCCAGTAATTTAGCCGAAAATTATGCCATAATGCTAATTTACACCGGCCGTGAAATATGGAGTTATAAAGATTTACTGCGCAACGGCGAAGAAGTGTTGAAAAGATTTGTGGCGCAGGAAAAAGCCAAGGAACATGAAAAAGACCCTCTCTAA
- a CDS encoding MBL fold metallo-hydrolase, which produces MKIYPIEAGNFKLDGGAMFGVVPKSIWNKTNPADANNMIDIAATCMLIEDGERLILIDTGMGDKQSEKFFGYYYLWGDDNIDKSLKKHGFSRDDVTDVFMTHLHFDHCGGSIQWNKDRSGYEPAFKNATFWTNKEHWQWATQPNAREKASFLKENILPMEESGQLKFVERQGGAYQDNSELDFGILFVDGHTDKQMIPHIKYQDKTLVFMADLLPTAGHIPLPFVMGYDTRPLLTLPEKKTFLERAAKEDFYLFLEHDAHNKVIKVKETEKGVRLDEVYTFNEIFN; this is translated from the coding sequence ATGAAAATATATCCTATTGAAGCCGGTAATTTTAAGCTGGATGGAGGTGCCATGTTTGGTGTGGTACCAAAATCTATCTGGAATAAGACCAACCCGGCCGACGCAAATAACATGATTGATATCGCCGCCACCTGCATGCTCATTGAGGATGGTGAGCGCCTCATTCTTATTGATACCGGAATGGGCGATAAGCAAAGCGAGAAATTCTTTGGTTATTACTATCTCTGGGGAGATGACAACATTGACAAATCCCTTAAAAAACACGGCTTTTCAAGAGATGATGTCACCGATGTCTTTATGACGCACCTGCATTTTGACCATTGCGGCGGAAGCATTCAGTGGAACAAAGACCGCAGCGGTTATGAACCGGCCTTTAAAAATGCCACTTTCTGGACCAATAAAGAACACTGGCAATGGGCAACCCAACCCAATGCCCGTGAAAAGGCTTCTTTTCTGAAGGAGAACATACTTCCCATGGAAGAGAGCGGCCAGTTAAAATTCGTTGAAAGGCAGGGCGGAGCATATCAGGATAATTCTGAACTTGATTTTGGAATTCTTTTTGTAGATGGTCATACCGATAAGCAGATGATCCCTCATATTAAATATCAGGATAAGACCTTGGTCTTTATGGCCGATCTTTTACCCACTGCGGGTCACATTCCCCTGCCTTTTGTGATGGGATATGATACCCGGCCCTTGCTTACACTTCCCGAAAAAAAGACATTTCTGGAAAGGGCTGCCAAAGAAGATTTTTATCTTTTCCTGGAACACGATGCCCACAACAAGGTGATAAAGGTGAAAGAAACCGAAAAAGGAGTACGATTAGACGAAGTATATACATTTAACGAAATATTTAATTAG
- a CDS encoding cation:proton antiporter — MNKFLELVKHEFELPLSNPVLVFSLILLIILISPIVLRRLNIPGIIILIISGIVIGPYGAGILEQNAAIDLFSTIGLLYIMFIAGLELDMNQFKANRNKSFLFGFFTFIIPLGIGFPVCYFLLNYDFNASFLTASMFATHTLLTYPIVSKLKVSKNEAVAITVGGTILTDTAVLIVLAVIMGNHEGTLNAAFWQRLGISLAIFSAIMFLLVPRIAKWFFTSMENEKHSHYIFVLTVVFISAFLAELAGVEPIIGAFLAGLALNRLIPHSSALMNRVEFIGNSLFIPFFLISVGMLVDISVIFTGPTALIVAGTLTVVAVFGKWLASLFTQLIFKYSEAQRKVIFGLSSGHAAATLAVIIVGFNAGIIDENILNGTVILILATSIVATLATQRAAFKLKNESEKDLSKEVKNAEAFKNETILLPIANILNFDKLLEFAILIKDKASPNPISILSVVPNNAEAEINIARATGKLEDFVSQASAAEAEVTIHATIDQNVAQGIARKAREIIADLVIFGWPSEKGLMDKLIGKKMERIIAANNKTSFITHFSRPLATHKRLFLIVPALAEEEEGFPLWVSKIEVLSKELSVPVVINCNGVSKKAFLEQFKKLKSDSPVTYKIFQEWNDFLILGRDMQEEDIVVLISARKGSKSFQNVLRGIPVKLEKYFFDKSRIIIYP, encoded by the coding sequence ATGAACAAATTTCTCGAGTTAGTAAAGCACGAATTTGAATTGCCCTTATCCAACCCGGTGCTGGTCTTTTCGCTTATCCTGCTTATCATCCTCATTTCTCCTATCGTGCTGCGGCGCCTCAATATCCCCGGCATTATTATCCTTATTATTTCGGGGATCGTGATTGGGCCTTACGGTGCCGGGATCCTAGAGCAAAACGCGGCTATAGACCTTTTTTCGACCATAGGATTGCTTTACATCATGTTCATTGCGGGTCTTGAACTCGACATGAACCAGTTCAAGGCTAACAGGAACAAGAGCTTTCTTTTCGGATTTTTCACTTTTATCATTCCCCTCGGAATTGGTTTTCCTGTCTGTTATTTTTTGCTGAATTACGATTTCAATGCCAGTTTTTTAACGGCGAGTATGTTTGCGACCCACACCCTGCTCACCTACCCCATTGTGAGTAAACTGAAGGTGTCAAAAAATGAAGCTGTGGCCATTACCGTTGGGGGCACCATACTTACAGATACCGCTGTACTCATTGTACTGGCGGTAATCATGGGAAACCATGAAGGCACACTTAATGCGGCCTTCTGGCAGCGCCTGGGAATTTCGCTGGCTATATTTTCGGCTATTATGTTCCTTCTTGTGCCCCGAATTGCAAAATGGTTCTTCACAAGCATGGAAAATGAAAAGCATTCGCACTACATTTTTGTACTTACCGTGGTGTTTATTTCGGCATTTTTAGCAGAGCTGGCGGGGGTTGAACCCATAATTGGGGCATTCCTGGCAGGTTTGGCGTTAAACCGGCTAATCCCTCATTCTTCTGCGCTTATGAACAGGGTGGAATTCATCGGGAATTCCTTGTTCATCCCTTTTTTCCTGATTAGTGTGGGGATGCTCGTAGACATTAGTGTGATCTTTACCGGGCCAACGGCTTTGATCGTGGCAGGAACCTTAACTGTAGTGGCCGTTTTTGGGAAATGGCTTGCTTCCCTTTTTACGCAGCTCATTTTTAAATATTCCGAAGCCCAGCGAAAAGTGATCTTTGGGTTGAGCAGCGGACATGCAGCGGCGACCCTGGCCGTGATCATTGTTGGTTTTAACGCCGGAATTATAGATGAAAATATCTTAAACGGAACCGTGATCCTTATCCTGGCCACCTCTATAGTTGCCACCCTGGCTACCCAAAGGGCTGCTTTTAAATTGAAAAATGAATCTGAAAAAGACCTGTCAAAAGAGGTAAAAAATGCCGAAGCTTTTAAAAATGAAACTATTTTACTCCCTATTGCCAATATCCTGAATTTTGACAAGCTGCTTGAATTTGCCATTCTCATCAAGGATAAGGCTTCTCCCAATCCCATTTCTATACTTTCGGTAGTTCCGAATAATGCTGAAGCCGAGATCAACATCGCCCGGGCTACCGGTAAACTTGAAGATTTCGTTTCTCAGGCCTCTGCCGCCGAAGCTGAAGTGACCATACATGCCACCATAGATCAAAATGTGGCACAGGGAATTGCCAGAAAGGCGCGGGAAATCATCGCCGATCTTGTCATTTTTGGATGGCCTTCAGAAAAAGGGCTTATGGATAAGCTTATAGGCAAAAAGATGGAGCGCATTATCGCTGCCAACAATAAAACTTCTTTCATCACCCACTTCAGCAGGCCTTTGGCAACCCATAAACGGCTGTTTTTAATCGTTCCGGCCCTTGCCGAAGAGGAAGAGGGTTTCCCTTTATGGGTGAGTAAGATTGAAGTGCTCTCCAAAGAACTTAGTGTACCGGTGGTGATCAACTGCAACGGAGTGTCAAAAAAGGCATTTTTAGAGCAGTTTAAAAAGCTGAAGAGCGATTCGCCGGTGACCTATAAGATCTTTCAGGAATGGAACGATTTTCTCATTTTGGGCAGGGATATGCAGGAAGAGGATATAGTGGTGCTTATTTCGGCCAGAAAAGGTTCAAAATCGTTTCAGAATGTACTAAGGGGTATTCCTGTCAAGCTCGAAAAATACTTCTTTGACAAGAGCCGGATCATTATCTATCCTTAA